From Phycodurus eques isolate BA_2022a chromosome 20, UOR_Pequ_1.1, whole genome shotgun sequence, a single genomic window includes:
- the LOC133395760 gene encoding calaxin-like, which yields MSKRLIQNLAKTISKQVDRFNPTEVECLIREFYSILGQTTSSGKSSLDERKFRSILSNDFGLTNNTIMERVFRTFDKDNDSFVSSKEWVEGLCVFLRGTLDEKIKFCFHVYDLTGDDYISREEMLLMVRNCLRLHGEEDPYDGIKDLVEITLKRMDHDNDDKLSFDDYEKSVKELDIVLEAFGTCLPNATKIEMFEQRVFNDKSEHR from the exons ATGTCCAAGAGGCTGATCCAAAACCTCGCCAAGACCATCTCCAAACAAGTGGACCGCT TCAATCCGACGGAGGTCGAGTGTCTTATTCGCGAGTTTTACTCCATACTCGGACAGACGACGAGCTCCGGGAAGAGCAGCTTGGACGAGCGGAAGTTCCGAAGCATCCTCAGCAACGACTTCGGCCTCACCAACAACACCATCATGGAAAGAG TTTTCAGGACGTTCGACAAGGACAACGACAGCTTCGTCAGCTCCAAGGAGTGGGTGGAGGGCCTGTGCGTGTTCCTTCGTGGCACCTTGGATgaaaaaatcaaat tCTGCTTCCACGTGTACGACCTGACCGGCGACGACTACATCTCCAGGGAGGAGATGCTCCTCATGGTGAGGAACTGCCTGCGACTGCACGGCGAGGAGGACCCTTACGACGGCATCAAGGACCTGGTGGAGATCACGCTCAAGAGGATG GACCACGACAACGACGACAAACTGTCTTTTGACGACTACGAAAAGTCGGTGAAAGAGCTGGACATAGTGCTGGAGGCTTTCGGGACGTGCCTCCCCAACGCCACG AAGATTGAGATGTTCGAGCAGCGTGTATTCAATGATAAATCGGAGCACAGATGA